One Natronorubrum halophilum genomic window, GATCCACAGCACGATATCGACGCGATCGCGTCCACTGTCGAGTGGAGTGTCGACGAGAACACCGCCGATTACGGGGACGACGATGCCCGGATACACCTGTCGGCACATCTCGAAACGGACGCACAGCAGCCCGCGACGGCTCGAGGGGCGGAAGGATCGGAGCGGTTGCTCTGGATCTGGGGCGACGTCATCGGATTCGAGGACGCGACGGGGTACGCGCCAAGGCGGGACCGCGAGACGGCCGACGCATCCTACTGTGCGGCGTTGCTGGCCGACCACGGTTCGTCGTTCGTCGACGGCTTGAACAGCGAATTCGCCGGCCTGATACTCGACCGCGATCGGTCGGAGGCGACGCTGTTCACGGACCGCCTCGGCGCTCGGCCGATCTACTTCACGGAGAGACTCGACGGTCGCGTCCTGTTCTCGACGAACCTGAACACCGTGCTGGCGCATCCGGACTTCCCCACCGCCGTCGACGACGAACTCATGTCGGAGTACCTCAAACTCGAGCGCGCGTTCGGCGTCTGTACGCCGTTCGAGGGCGTGTCGCAGCTCCATCCCGGTTCGAAACTCACCGTCGACCTCGAGAGCGGCGAAACCTCCCTCGAGACGTACTGGATGCCGCGATACCAACCGGCCGACAAGCCGTACGACGCGTTCGTCGAGGAGTTCGCCGCCATCATTCGAGACAGCGTCGACGAGCGCAGGGAGCCGTCGGCCGAGGAGGGACTGTTCATCAGCGGCGGGAGCGACTCGAGGCTCCTCCTGTCGCTGTTCGAGGATCGCGACGTGACCGGCTACCACCTGAACGACTCGATGAACGACGAGGCGAAGATCGCGCGGCGGGTGTGTGATACCGCCGGCGTCGAGTTCGAATTTCTTCGGCGCGAGCCGGACTATCTAACGGACGTTCTGGAGCGGGTGGCCGACTCGCACGTGTTCTCGTCGTTCTTCGATCAGGCGCACTTCACGGGATTCGAGGACGAACTCACGGCCGACGTCGACGCCGTGTTCGCCGGCCACACGGCCGACACGGTGCTCGAGGGGTTTTACATGCCGACGCTCGAGGTGCCCGTCCCTCGCCTCGGGTGGACGATTCCGTTGCCGATCCTCGATCCCGTCGACGACGTCGACGCCTACGCCGAGCACATCGTCCGCAACTACCAGTACCACCGCGGGCCGTCGACGAACGCACAACCCGAGTACGTGACACTCGAGAAGCGCCCGATCGAAGTGTTGCGCGACCGTATGACGGAATCGGACGGCACCATCACCCACCACGGCGTGACGTATCCGTCCCTCGAGGCGCTCACGCACGCCGGCGGCTTCTACCCGCTGACGAACAACAAAGCGTACCTCATGTACTACACCACGAACCAGATGCTGCCGACGCACTATCCGTTCTTGGACAACCGCGTGATCGATTTCTCGCTGTCGGTTCCCCACCGCCACCACGTGCGTCGGAGCGTCGTCAATCGCGCTCTCACGGCTCGAAATCGGACGCTGGCGGAGATCCCGAAGTCGAGCGTCGG contains:
- a CDS encoding asparagine synthase-related protein, which translates into the protein MVGICGVLGDPQHDIDAIASTVEWSVDENTADYGDDDARIHLSAHLETDAQQPATARGAEGSERLLWIWGDVIGFEDATGYAPRRDRETADASYCAALLADHGSSFVDGLNSEFAGLILDRDRSEATLFTDRLGARPIYFTERLDGRVLFSTNLNTVLAHPDFPTAVDDELMSEYLKLERAFGVCTPFEGVSQLHPGSKLTVDLESGETSLETYWMPRYQPADKPYDAFVEEFAAIIRDSVDERREPSAEEGLFISGGSDSRLLLSLFEDRDVTGYHLNDSMNDEAKIARRVCDTAGVEFEFLRREPDYLTDVLERVADSHVFSSFFDQAHFTGFEDELTADVDAVFAGHTADTVLEGFYMPTLEVPVPRLGWTIPLPILDPVDDVDAYAEHIVRNYQYHRGPSTNAQPEYVTLEKRPIEVLRDRMTESDGTITHHGVTYPSLEALTHAGGFYPLTNNKAYLMYYTTNQMLPTHYPFLDNRVIDFSLSVPHRHHVRRSVVNRALTARNRTLAEIPKSSVGLPLTYPRTVYRAARLWRSFSNKFGSDSDSESGSGSWSDPDRVLRETDIAETHLFTPENPDQCPDIVDWETVEELYRRHLEGENNAFDLYGVLSLCNSYPARNGLFTR